Proteins encoded in a region of the Candidatus Nitrosomarinus catalina genome:
- a CDS encoding 7-carboxy-7-deazaguanine synthase QueE, producing MKVRLFEIFTSVEGEGILYGTKTLFVRLAGCPFTCFYCDTKESLPLDSGDEYSIDDAIQLIDSNLQNQTYKVNFTGGDPLIQHQAVAQLAKHIQMKKIPTYLESSCFDVDRFNHVLPFIDIVKIEFKTQDSDFVDSEHYNKLISHTMKCLESSVNSKKTTFIKIVVSSKTQPTEFKKLITNIFEIISKDNIDGFVIQPTYGVSEPSLDLLLNLYDIVFPYYIDVKVVPQLHKFIGAP from the coding sequence TTGAAAGTAAGACTATTTGAAATATTCACATCAGTTGAGGGAGAAGGTATTCTTTATGGAACAAAAACTCTTTTTGTAAGACTTGCTGGATGTCCTTTCACATGTTTTTATTGTGACACTAAAGAATCATTACCGCTTGATTCTGGTGACGAATATTCAATTGATGATGCAATTCAATTAATTGATTCTAATTTACAAAATCAAACTTACAAAGTAAATTTCACTGGAGGCGATCCTCTAATTCAACATCAAGCTGTTGCTCAATTAGCAAAACATATTCAGATGAAAAAAATTCCTACATATTTAGAATCATCATGTTTTGATGTTGATCGTTTTAACCATGTTTTACCTTTTATTGACATTGTAAAAATTGAATTCAAAACACAGGATTCTGACTTTGTAGATTCTGAACATTATAACAAATTAATTAGTCATACAATGAAATGTCTTGAATCTTCTGTAAATTCTAAAAAAACAACTTTTATCAAAATTGTCGTTAGTTCAAAAACTCAACCAACTGAATTCAAAAAATTAATTACAAATATTTTTGAAATTATTTCAAAGGATAACATTGATGGATTTGTAATTCAACCAACTTATGGAGTTTCTGAACCTTCTTTGGATTTACTGCTTAATTTGTATGATATAGTATTTCCATATTATATTGATGTCAAGGTGGTCCCTCAATTGCATAAATTCATTGGAGCACCATAA
- a CDS encoding glycosyltransferase yields MLKIGEFIYPWGSGHYSRMMRLNDALSVQIKDELDVHFSSKDHVIEKLLKKFPEKKEKIHEILMPTPIDGKFGPSVSKSLMNILLPISNNPSLIRQIINYLREERKLYNKEKFDLVINDGDMGSNILANNRNIPSLFVTNQFRPKLYNSRSYLYPSLIFIAKQINKATKILVADSPPPYTMCEYNLNFIKESEHKVVYVGHFTNGKKNEIKTKTDLEKLIENNNFGYWMRTGNKSTNDGTGLRYEKAFNQNEMRNEKRIISHARNEPNIDSVLGTDGKKYSISDALEKKIDWIQIDIGFLSEQEKDTVLNLCGYAVVNGSHTVMGEIMGGKSKPIIGIPIYDEHTNNIKWAQEKNLGVLAIKTKHVISAISKIKENYDDFEDNLKDFSKNFIPNGAENSAKIASEILEEKR; encoded by the coding sequence GTGCTCAAAATAGGTGAATTCATCTACCCATGGGGAAGTGGTCATTATTCTAGGATGATGAGGCTAAATGATGCATTATCAGTTCAAATTAAAGATGAATTGGATGTCCATTTTTCAAGCAAAGATCATGTAATTGAAAAATTATTGAAAAAATTTCCAGAAAAAAAAGAAAAAATCCATGAAATTTTAATGCCCACACCTATTGATGGAAAATTTGGTCCTAGTGTTTCAAAATCATTAATGAATATTCTATTACCAATTTCAAATAATCCATCATTAATTAGACAAATAATTAATTATTTGAGAGAAGAAAGGAAACTGTACAATAAAGAAAAATTTGATTTAGTAATTAACGATGGAGATATGGGATCAAATATTTTAGCAAATAATAGAAATATTCCAAGTTTATTTGTAACAAATCAATTTAGACCAAAATTATATAATTCAAGATCATATCTTTATCCATCGTTAATTTTTATTGCAAAACAAATCAATAAAGCGACAAAAATTCTTGTTGCAGATTCACCACCTCCATATACCATGTGTGAATATAATCTAAATTTCATTAAAGAATCTGAACATAAAGTAGTTTATGTTGGTCATTTTACAAATGGTAAAAAAAATGAAATTAAAACCAAAACAGATTTAGAAAAATTGATTGAAAATAATAATTTTGGATATTGGATGAGAACAGGTAATAAATCAACAAATGATGGAACAGGTCTAAGATATGAAAAGGCATTTAATCAAAATGAAATGAGAAATGAGAAAAGAATTATCTCACATGCAAGAAATGAGCCAAACATAGATTCAGTTTTAGGAACAGATGGTAAAAAGTATTCAATATCAGATGCGTTAGAAAAAAAAATCGATTGGATTCAAATTGATATTGGATTCCTCTCAGAACAAGAAAAAGACACAGTTTTGAATTTATGTGGATATGCTGTGGTTAATGGTTCACATACTGTTATGGGTGAAATAATGGGAGGAAAATCAAAGCCAATAATTGGAATTCCCATATATGATGAACATACCAATAATATCAAATGGGCTCAAGAAAAAAATCTTGGAGTTTTAGCCATTAAAACCAAACATGTAATCAGTGCAATTTCAAAAATTAAGGAGAATTATGATGATTTTGAAGATAATTTGAAAGATTTTTCAAAGAATTTTATTCCAAATGGAGCAGAAAATTCAGCAAAAATTGCATCTGAAATTTTAGAAGAAAAGAGATAA
- a CDS encoding endonuclease III domain-containing protein — MKKILTGMTDTMNSVKPPRITALRDLHNAETGPFSILIGTILSARTKDETTTKAVKALFKKYKNPKDLANAKVKDVEKIIKSIGFFHVKSKRIIEVSKIIHKKYKDKVPEDLETLVELPGVGRKTANCVLVYAFEKPAIPVDIHVHRISNRLGLVETKNPEETEQELMKKIDKKYWIDINDTFVMYGQNICKPISPMCDVCKIKKSCKYYKDANAS, encoded by the coding sequence ATGAAAAAAATACTAACTGGTATGACAGATACCATGAATTCTGTAAAACCTCCAAGAATTACAGCTTTAAGAGATCTACATAATGCAGAGACAGGTCCATTTAGTATTTTGATAGGAACAATTCTTTCAGCTAGAACAAAGGATGAAACAACTACAAAAGCAGTAAAAGCATTATTTAAAAAATATAAAAATCCAAAAGACCTTGCAAATGCAAAAGTCAAAGATGTAGAAAAAATAATAAAATCAATTGGATTTTTTCATGTAAAATCTAAAAGGATAATAGAAGTATCAAAAATAATTCATAAAAAATACAAAGATAAAGTTCCAGAAGATCTTGAAACATTAGTGGAATTACCAGGTGTTGGAAGAAAAACTGCTAATTGTGTTTTAGTTTATGCATTTGAAAAACCAGCTATACCAGTGGACATTCATGTTCATAGAATTTCAAATAGATTAGGTTTAGTTGAAACAAAGAATCCAGAAGAAACAGAACAAGAGTTAATGAAAAAAATAGACAAAAAATATTGGATTGATATCAATGACACATTTGTCATGTATGGTCAAAATATTTGTAAACCAATTTCACCAATGTGTGATGTTTGTAAAATTAAAAAAAGTTGTAAATATTATAAAGACGCTAACGCCTCTTAG
- the sat gene encoding sulfate adenylyltransferase, protein MSENNSIKAHGGVLVNRITKVDSTGLFSISISEDLANDVENIADGIFSPLEGFLGQQDFESVVSRGRLANDLAWTIPIVLDVDEETASKMKEAGDVLLKNPDNVGVAVLHVDETFTFDKEKTAQGVYGTTDSSHPGVAYTMSMKDFLVGGKIDFIQRPNDTEIRNNRLTPIQTRESFEKAGWKTICAFQTRNPPHVAHEMLQKTSITTRDGVFVNPVIGKKKSGDFVDEVIVKCYETMIKLYYPENRCQLGTLHTQMKYAGPKEAIHHAIMRQNYGCTHIIIGRDHAGVGKFYDPMAAQKIFDDYPELEISPVFFPPFFYCKKCLTYTTPKACPHDNDVKEQISGTALREMIQNGQAPSEFILRPEVAQVILEHPKPFVD, encoded by the coding sequence ATGTCTGAAAATAATTCAATTAAAGCACATGGTGGAGTTTTAGTTAATCGAATTACTAAAGTGGATTCTACAGGATTATTTTCAATTAGTATTTCTGAAGATTTAGCAAATGATGTAGAAAATATTGCTGATGGAATTTTTAGTCCTTTAGAAGGATTTTTGGGTCAACAAGACTTTGAAAGTGTTGTTTCTCGCGGAAGACTAGCTAATGATTTAGCATGGACCATTCCAATTGTACTTGATGTAGATGAAGAAACTGCTTCTAAAATGAAAGAAGCTGGAGATGTTTTATTAAAAAATCCTGATAATGTTGGGGTTGCTGTATTACATGTAGATGAAACATTTACTTTTGATAAGGAGAAAACAGCTCAGGGAGTTTACGGCACTACGGATTCATCACACCCTGGTGTTGCATATACAATGTCAATGAAAGATTTTCTTGTTGGTGGAAAAATTGATTTTATTCAAAGACCAAATGACACTGAAATACGAAATAACAGATTAACACCAATTCAAACTAGAGAATCTTTTGAAAAAGCAGGTTGGAAAACAATTTGTGCTTTTCAAACAAGAAATCCACCACATGTGGCACATGAAATGTTACAAAAAACATCTATTACTACTCGTGATGGTGTTTTTGTAAATCCTGTAATTGGTAAGAAAAAATCTGGTGATTTTGTAGATGAAGTAATTGTAAAATGTTATGAAACTATGATAAAATTATACTATCCTGAAAATAGATGTCAACTTGGTACACTTCATACACAAATGAAATATGCAGGTCCAAAAGAAGCAATACATCATGCAATTATGAGACAAAACTATGGTTGTACTCATATCATTATAGGACGTGATCATGCTGGTGTAGGTAAATTCTATGATCCAATGGCTGCCCAAAAAATCTTTGATGATTATCCAGAATTAGAAATTTCTCCAGTCTTTTTCCCACCTTTCTTTTATTGTAAGAAATGTTTAACGTACACAACTCCTAAGGCATGTCCTCATGATAATGATGTAAAAGAGCAAATAAGTGGAACAGCACTTCGTGAGATGATTCAAAATGGACAAGCACCATCTGAATTTATTTTAAGACCAGAAGTAGCACAAGTAATTTTAGAACATCCAAAGCCTTTTGTTGATTAG
- a CDS encoding phosphoadenylyl-sulfate reductase, protein MTKFTQEQVDELNSTIKTTEEALQWVSDNLHPKVAKASSFGAEDAVVMDIMLKINPNFRFFTLDTGRLPQETYDIMDIVRKKYNISIEVLFPDTKEVEEMVKEKGLNLFYESVDNRKLCCEIRKVHPMNKMLNTLDGWITGLRRDQTKNREDVKIFQLDHGHGEILKINPIVNWTWEQIQEYIKKNNLPYNSLLDKGFPSIGCEPCTRAIKPGEDIRAGRWWWEQDGNKECGLHIDHK, encoded by the coding sequence GTGACAAAATTTACACAAGAACAAGTGGATGAACTTAATTCAACAATTAAAACTACTGAAGAAGCTTTACAATGGGTATCTGATAATTTGCACCCTAAAGTTGCAAAGGCATCAAGCTTTGGTGCTGAAGATGCAGTTGTCATGGATATAATGTTAAAAATTAATCCTAATTTTCGATTTTTTACTCTTGATACTGGTAGACTTCCACAAGAAACTTATGATATTATGGATATTGTTAGAAAAAAATACAATATTTCAATTGAAGTCTTGTTTCCTGATACAAAAGAAGTTGAAGAAATGGTAAAAGAAAAAGGATTGAATCTTTTCTATGAAAGTGTAGATAATAGAAAACTTTGTTGTGAAATACGTAAAGTTCATCCAATGAATAAAATGCTGAATACTTTAGATGGTTGGATTACTGGATTAAGACGTGATCAAACAAAAAATCGAGAAGATGTTAAAATTTTCCAATTAGATCATGGACATGGAGAAATTTTAAAAATTAATCCAATCGTTAATTGGACCTGGGAACAAATTCAAGAATATATTAAAAAAAATAATTTACCGTACAATAGTCTTCTTGACAAAGGTTTTCCAAGTATTGGATGTGAACCTTGTACTAGAGCGATCAAACCTGGTGAAGATATTCGTGCAGGTAGATGGTGGTGGGAACAAGATGGCAACAAAGAGTGTGGCCTTCATATAGACCATAAATAG
- a CDS encoding SDR family NAD(P)-dependent oxidoreductase, which produces MDFKNKVILITGASSGIGKQTAIEFAKLGSIIILVARRKDKLEELEKELKKFNVTTLVCDCDVSKKDQVEAMSKIVIQKFNSVDILVNNAGFAIYGSVSDLSINDIESQMETNYFGMIYCVKNFLPLMIEKKSGHIVNVASVAASFGLPGIASYCASKFAMLGFSEGLKHELSGSGVGITVVSPIMVKTDFFEHPSFEKMPKYSPTSLNATTVAKAILKAANSSRLEIIVPSVVRGAVWIKHTFPYFINPILGKSFKKQLDSTKEN; this is translated from the coding sequence GTGGATTTTAAAAATAAAGTAATTTTAATCACTGGAGCATCATCAGGTATTGGTAAACAAACTGCAATTGAATTTGCAAAATTAGGTTCAATTATAATTTTAGTTGCAAGAAGAAAGGATAAACTAGAAGAATTAGAAAAAGAATTAAAAAAATTTAATGTGACCACATTGGTTTGTGATTGTGATGTTTCAAAAAAAGACCAAGTAGAAGCCATGTCAAAAATAGTAATTCAAAAATTTAACTCTGTTGATATTTTAGTAAATAATGCTGGATTTGCTATTTATGGTTCTGTTTCAGATCTATCAATAAATGATATAGAATCTCAAATGGAAACAAATTATTTTGGTATGATTTACTGCGTCAAAAATTTTCTTCCACTAATGATTGAGAAAAAATCTGGACATATTGTTAATGTTGCATCTGTAGCTGCAAGTTTTGGACTACCTGGAATTGCATCTTATTGTGCTTCAAAATTTGCAATGCTGGGTTTTTCTGAAGGTCTTAAACATGAATTAAGTGGTAGTGGAGTTGGAATTACTGTTGTCAGTCCTATAATGGTGAAAACTGATTTTTTTGAACATCCTTCATTTGAAAAAATGCCAAAATATTCTCCAACATCTCTAAATGCTACAACAGTAGCAAAAGCAATTTTAAAAGCTGCAAATTCATCCAGGCTTGAAATTATTGTGCCATCAGTAGTTCGTGGTGCAGTATGGATCAAACATACATTTCCATATTTTATAAATCCAATTTTAGGGAAATCTTTTAAAAAACAATTAGATTCTACTAAAGAGAACTGA
- a CDS encoding ATP/GTP-binding protein, giving the protein MKTIFVTGTAGSGKSSLVSKLYEYYTRNGAFAATLNLDPGVESMPYNCDVDVRDYVDYVSIMQEYNLGPNGGLVMANDLIASKIDEIQNDVNNINPDYLIVDTPGQIELFAYRSSGRFIIDQITSDEKASIFLFDGSIITTPVNFVSIALLATSIRLRLNLPTINAITKTDVIDTKLKDILQWSTNTNTLENAISNDTDGETYSLTTSILRGLNLSEFEQGLIPISNLTGDGIVNLESALSRILNLGEEVED; this is encoded by the coding sequence TTGAAAACAATTTTTGTTACTGGTACAGCTGGTTCAGGAAAATCATCACTTGTATCAAAATTATATGAATATTATACAAGAAATGGAGCTTTTGCTGCAACGTTAAATTTAGATCCAGGTGTTGAAAGTATGCCTTACAATTGTGATGTTGATGTTAGAGATTATGTTGATTATGTTTCGATAATGCAAGAATATAATCTTGGACCAAATGGCGGATTGGTGATGGCAAATGATTTGATTGCGTCAAAAATTGATGAAATACAAAATGATGTAAATAATATTAATCCAGATTATCTAATTGTCGACACTCCAGGACAAATTGAATTATTTGCATATCGCTCTAGTGGAAGATTTATCATAGATCAAATAACATCTGATGAAAAAGCAAGTATTTTTCTTTTTGATGGTTCAATAATTACTACCCCAGTAAATTTTGTATCAATTGCACTCCTTGCAACATCAATTAGATTACGACTTAATTTGCCAACAATAAATGCAATAACAAAAACAGATGTAATAGATACTAAATTAAAAGATATTTTGCAGTGGTCAACAAATACGAATACATTAGAAAATGCAATATCTAATGATACAGATGGTGAAACATATTCATTGACTACAAGTATTTTACGAGGACTGAATCTTAGTGAATTTGAACAGGGATTAATACCAATTTCAAATTTAACTGGAGATGGAATTGTAAATCTTGAGAGTGCATTAAGCAGAATTCTTAATTTAGGCGAGGAGGTAGAAGATTAG
- a CDS encoding thiamine biosynthesis protein: MDEISYVVVFPSIFSKNKIPQLIKNIKKILKIKNQKYSSVKRDGDIILVNANDPVFASSAINLLFGIEKITIARQVKNDFQNIISEITSIGGNLLLKGEKFLVTVEGISKGFLVKDVEIAATSNIIEKKSNLGAHPGTEEKFDKLLYTYLTKNYAYISIFSDTGKGGIPYQSQGQQTICAIYDEISAVSCYETIKQGYDTKIIVCYRQKSELMNLAKMINQIIPRLVQEKIEIEFYNLKINPNGNKNYLIYVNSIIEILLSYSNNRISISLSPLIFPANIIDNALNRIFSKKKIPIIPLAGVDNQLFIEAKEIGLERNIKKLEKMINITSNDVPKFSKTDVEFAHKTKKEISVKLGANNVHDILDSLSEDH, from the coding sequence ATGGATGAAATATCATATGTAGTAGTTTTCCCAAGCATATTTTCTAAAAATAAAATTCCTCAATTAATTAAAAATATCAAAAAGATTCTTAAAATTAAAAATCAAAAATATAGTTCTGTAAAACGTGATGGAGATATTATTTTAGTTAATGCAAATGATCCAGTATTTGCATCATCAGCTATCAATTTACTTTTTGGTATAGAAAAAATTACTATTGCAAGACAGGTCAAAAATGATTTTCAAAATATTATTTCAGAAATTACATCTATTGGAGGTAATTTATTATTAAAAGGAGAAAAATTTTTAGTTACAGTAGAAGGAATATCAAAAGGATTTCTTGTTAAAGATGTAGAAATAGCTGCGACGTCAAATATTATTGAAAAAAAATCTAATTTGGGTGCTCATCCAGGAACTGAAGAAAAATTTGATAAATTACTTTATACATATTTAACAAAAAACTATGCATACATTTCCATTTTTTCAGATACAGGAAAAGGTGGAATACCATATCAATCACAGGGACAACAAACAATTTGTGCAATTTATGATGAAATTTCTGCAGTATCTTGTTATGAAACCATAAAGCAAGGTTATGATACAAAAATAATAGTTTGTTATAGACAAAAATCAGAATTAATGAATTTAGCAAAAATGATTAATCAGATAATCCCAAGATTAGTGCAAGAAAAAATTGAAATAGAATTTTATAATTTAAAAATAAATCCAAATGGAAATAAAAATTATTTAATTTACGTAAATTCAATAATAGAAATTCTGTTAAGTTATTCAAACAATAGAATATCCATATCCCTATCGCCATTGATTTTTCCTGCAAACATTATTGATAATGCCTTAAATCGAATTTTTAGTAAAAAGAAAATACCAATCATTCCATTAGCAGGCGTAGATAATCAATTGTTTATAGAAGCAAAAGAGATTGGTTTAGAGCGAAATATCAAAAAATTAGAAAAAATGATCAATATTACATCAAATGATGTTCCAAAATTTTCTAAAACAGATGTAGAATTTGCACATAAGACAAAAAAAGAAATTTCTGTGAAATTAGGAGCAAATAATGTTCATGATATTTTAGATTCTCTAAGTGAAGATCATTGA
- a CDS encoding 7-cyano-7-deazaguanine synthase gives MKKAVIVFSGGVDSVCVASLLKSKYELYGITFSYGQKANMEIKAAKSFAKKLGLKEHKIIDIDFMKNLYGNSNVLTSTKRKIPTKFEYSIVVPIRNAVFLSIASAWAFTLNASLVVYGAHTGDTNYPDCRPKFAKKLENAFNEGEIDGINSKLRKNIEIWSPYRKGLSKSDLLKSGLKNLGDSIFKTWSCYANKKSHCGICESCNNRKIAFKKAGITDKTKYLK, from the coding sequence ATGAAAAAAGCAGTGATTGTATTTAGTGGCGGGGTAGATTCAGTATGTGTTGCATCATTATTAAAATCAAAATACGAATTATATGGAATTACATTTTCATATGGTCAAAAAGCAAATATGGAAATTAAGGCAGCTAAATCTTTTGCAAAAAAACTTGGGTTAAAGGAACATAAAATTATCGATATAGATTTTATGAAAAATCTTTATGGAAATTCAAATGTTTTAACCAGTACAAAAAGAAAAATTCCTACTAAGTTTGAATATTCAATTGTTGTTCCAATCAGAAATGCAGTATTTCTTTCAATAGCATCTGCATGGGCATTTACACTAAATGCATCTCTAGTAGTTTATGGAGCACATACAGGTGACACAAATTATCCAGATTGTCGTCCAAAATTTGCAAAAAAATTAGAAAATGCATTTAATGAGGGAGAAATAGATGGGATAAATTCAAAATTGCGAAAAAATATTGAAATTTGGTCACCGTATCGAAAGGGATTATCAAAAAGTGATTTGCTAAAATCCGGTTTAAAGAATTTGGGTGATTCAATTTTTAAAACTTGGAGTTGTTATGCAAATAAGAAATCACATTGTGGAATTTGTGAATCTTGCAATAATAGAAAAATTGCATTTAAAAAAGCAGGAATTACAGATAAAACAAAATATTTGAAATAA
- a CDS encoding homoserine kinase has protein sequence MISKITVRAPSSTANLGPGFDTFGLAIDAFYDEVTLTKTKKGITIVTDDNIPTNPENNTAGLVVKNMKKKLKIKSGVEIQIKKGIPAGFGMGSSAGSAAATAVAFDKLFKIKLSSNELVEFAGFGEKASAGTIHYDNVAASVLGGFVIVKTNPLNVISIDAPTNLRMCVAVPKIDVPKKKTKVSRGVIPKNIKLTDAILNLSNASAIVAGFMNKDSELIGNSIKDVIVEPARQHMIPGYEKVKQNALKAGAYGVTISGAGPSVIAFSKNSFDLKKISSAMTRGFKSKNIDCQTIICKPSKGAIHQKK, from the coding sequence TTGATATCAAAAATTACAGTTAGGGCACCATCGTCTACAGCCAATTTAGGTCCAGGATTTGATACATTTGGATTAGCTATAGATGCTTTTTACGATGAAGTTACATTAACGAAAACAAAAAAAGGAATTACCATAGTTACAGATGACAATATTCCCACCAATCCAGAAAATAACACAGCTGGATTAGTTGTAAAAAATATGAAAAAAAAGTTGAAAATTAAAAGTGGTGTTGAAATTCAAATTAAAAAAGGAATCCCTGCAGGATTTGGAATGGGAAGCAGTGCCGGATCTGCTGCTGCAACTGCCGTAGCATTTGATAAATTATTTAAAATTAAATTAAGTTCAAATGAATTAGTAGAATTTGCAGGATTTGGTGAAAAAGCTAGTGCCGGAACAATTCATTATGATAACGTTGCAGCATCAGTTTTAGGAGGATTTGTAATTGTTAAAACAAATCCATTAAATGTAATTTCAATAGATGCGCCAACAAATCTAAGAATGTGTGTTGCAGTTCCAAAAATTGATGTTCCAAAAAAGAAAACTAAAGTTTCAAGAGGAGTAATTCCTAAAAATATTAAATTAACAGATGCTATACTAAATTTATCAAATGCCTCTGCAATAGTTGCAGGATTTATGAATAAGGATTCAGAATTAATTGGAAATTCAATTAAAGATGTAATTGTTGAACCTGCCAGACAACATATGATTCCAGGATATGAAAAAGTGAAGCAAAATGCGCTAAAAGCAGGTGCATATGGCGTAACAATTAGTGGTGCAGGACCTTCTGTAATTGCATTTTCAAAAAATTCATTTGATTTAAAAAAAATCAGTTCTGCAATGACAAGAGGATTTAAATCAAAAAATATTGATTGTCAAACAATAATCTGTAAACCAAGCAAGGGTGCAATACACCAAAAAAAATAA
- the folE gene encoding GTP cyclohydrolase I FolE encodes MDEERVKKLVRELIIEVGEDPTREGLRETPKRIASMYKEIFAGYDSDSELSVQFSEDSDVVIARDIQFYSMCEHHMLPFYGKIHIAYSPNGRVFGISKLVRLVEKYSKRLQIQERVTKNIADELYSQGVKGVAVFADAEHLCMKMRGVRNDATLSSSAFRGIYENKEEKEGILALIRKRSSDSSF; translated from the coding sequence ATGGATGAAGAACGTGTAAAAAAACTTGTAAGAGAATTAATCATTGAAGTTGGTGAAGATCCAACACGTGAGGGATTAAGAGAAACTCCTAAACGAATTGCAAGTATGTATAAAGAAATTTTTGCTGGCTATGACTCTGATTCAGAATTATCTGTACAATTTTCAGAAGATTCTGATGTTGTTATTGCTCGTGACATTCAATTTTATTCAATGTGTGAACATCACATGTTACCATTTTATGGTAAAATTCACATTGCTTACTCTCCAAACGGTAGAGTCTTTGGGATTTCAAAATTAGTTAGATTAGTTGAAAAATACTCAAAAAGATTACAAATTCAAGAACGTGTAACCAAAAATATTGCCGATGAATTATATTCACAGGGAGTAAAAGGCGTTGCAGTTTTTGCTGATGCTGAGCATCTTTGTATGAAAATGCGTGGAGTCAGAAATGATGCAACCCTTTCTTCTTCAGCATTTAGAGGAATTTATGAAAATAAAGAAGAAAAAGAGGGTATTTTGGCATTAATTAGAAAACGTTCATCAGATTCTTCCTTTTAG
- a CDS encoding lysylphosphatidylglycerol synthase transmembrane domain-containing protein produces MNWRLVAIPVTLIPIILIAIQFDIQPEDILAIGIFPFVGAIIAMMIKLVLQGVKFAYITRKYLGNTDSFLKLIGVRVGSEFIKFTTPMFIGAEFIVIYYLKKKGIELSKATWIALVDIVTEVLAAGILSMLAGIIALLNGAYVVGIVILATSISITALWMVMFMLSSKHTFQVPNVLESLVKKLAKQKGTKIIDQTNDWMEETCTIIRENFRRPESKKIFTVSFLVSIASWSFYGISFMIITMGTGFIINVFDSIMAVMGANAIGNLPITIGGSGLAEFGIIAYLNNLNPFDFTITEGILGWDAVIGWRIATYYVPIAITWLLLVKLALSKIPKTENK; encoded by the coding sequence ATGAACTGGAGACTCGTAGCCATACCTGTTACTCTGATCCCAATTATTCTAATTGCTATTCAATTTGATATTCAACCAGAAGATATTCTTGCAATTGGTATTTTTCCATTTGTGGGTGCAATAATCGCAATGATGATAAAATTGGTTTTACAGGGAGTAAAATTTGCATATATTACAAGAAAATATCTTGGCAATACTGATTCATTTCTAAAATTGATTGGTGTAAGAGTGGGTAGTGAATTCATTAAATTTACAACACCAATGTTTATCGGAGCAGAGTTTATTGTCATTTATTACTTAAAGAAAAAAGGAATAGAGCTTTCTAAAGCTACGTGGATCGCACTTGTTGATATTGTTACTGAAGTACTTGCAGCAGGTATATTGTCAATGCTAGCAGGAATCATTGCGTTATTGAATGGTGCATATGTTGTTGGAATAGTAATTTTAGCTACTAGTATTTCAATTACCGCACTATGGATGGTTATGTTTATGTTATCTTCTAAACATACATTTCAAGTTCCAAATGTTTTAGAATCTCTTGTTAAAAAATTGGCAAAACAAAAAGGAACAAAAATTATTGATCAAACAAATGACTGGATGGAAGAAACCTGTACCATTATTAGAGAAAATTTCAGAAGACCCGAATCTAAAAAAATCTTTACTGTTTCATTTTTAGTTTCAATTGCTTCTTGGTCATTTTATGGAATATCATTTATGATTATTACAATGGGAACTGGTTTCATCATAAATGTATTTGATTCCATCATGGCAGTAATGGGTGCCAACGCAATTGGTAATTTACCTATCACAATTGGTGGTTCAGGCCTAGCTGAATTTGGAATTATAGCATATCTAAATAATTTGAATCCATTTGATTTTACTATCACTGAAGGAATTTTAGGTTGGGATGCAGTAATTGGATGGAGAATTGCAACATATTATGTTCCAATAGCAATTACATGGCTTTTATTAGTAAAATTAGCCTTGAGTAAAATTCCAAAAACAGAAAATAAATAG